One region of bacterium genomic DNA includes:
- the rfbB gene encoding dTDP-glucose 4,6-dehydratase — MNLLVTGGAGFIGSNFLYLLQEVRPDWRVVNVDALTYAGNLESLTGLDGWANYRFVKADICDRTALSNLFEEEKFTAVINFAAESHVDRSILDPGVFVTTNVNGTQVLLDMSRKFGITKYLQVSTDEVYGSLGATGFFTETTPLAPNSPYSAAKTGADLLVRAYYHTFDLPAVITRCSNNYGPYQFPEKLIPLMIQNALTDKQLPVYGDGRNVRDWLHVEDHCTALLLALEHGKPGEVYNIGGNNEQFNIDIVKTILSILGKPESLIRYVPDRPGHDRRYAIDATKISTELGWKPNWTFEPGLQATVLWYLDHRDWVEHIQTKSYLDYYDRQYADRLAKGRL, encoded by the coding sequence ATGAACCTATTGGTTACGGGCGGCGCTGGATTTATCGGCTCGAACTTTCTCTATTTACTACAAGAAGTACGTCCCGACTGGCGGGTTGTAAACGTCGATGCGTTGACCTATGCCGGCAATTTGGAATCCTTGACCGGTCTTGACGGCTGGGCGAACTACCGGTTTGTGAAAGCCGACATTTGTGACCGCACTGCATTGTCGAATCTCTTTGAGGAAGAGAAGTTTACGGCAGTGATTAATTTTGCCGCGGAGTCTCATGTCGACCGTTCGATTCTGGATCCCGGGGTATTTGTTACCACCAATGTGAACGGTACCCAAGTTCTCTTAGATATGTCGAGAAAGTTCGGTATAACCAAGTACTTACAAGTATCCACCGATGAGGTGTACGGTTCGCTCGGGGCGACCGGATTCTTTACCGAAACAACGCCGTTAGCGCCGAATAGTCCCTACAGCGCAGCGAAAACCGGCGCTGATTTATTGGTACGGGCATATTATCACACCTTCGACTTGCCGGCCGTCATTACTCGATGCAGCAACAACTACGGTCCCTATCAGTTCCCGGAAAAACTGATTCCCCTGATGATTCAGAATGCGTTGACCGACAAGCAGTTACCGGTGTACGGCGATGGGAGAAATGTCCGCGACTGGCTCCACGTCGAGGATCACTGTACCGCGCTGTTATTGGCATTAGAGCATGGAAAGCCCGGGGAAGTTTACAACATCGGCGGCAACAACGAGCAGTTCAACATTGACATCGTAAAAACCATTTTATCGATATTAGGGAAACCGGAGTCGTTGATTCGGTATGTTCCCGACCGTCCCGGTCACGACCGTCGCTATGCTATCGATGCAACCAAGATTTCGACCGAATTGGGTTGGAAACCGAATTGGACCTTTGAACCGGGACTACAGGCAACGGTACTGTGGTATCTTGACCATCGTGATTGGGTGGAACACATCCAAACCAAGAGTTACTTGGATTATTACGACCGGCAATATGCCGACCGGCTGGCAAAAGGGCGCTTGTGA
- a CDS encoding alpha/beta hydrolase-fold protein, translating to MKILKTTFVFTLLLTFGIASAQTFSAFTTRVESAPESLRTTIVDSFLAAQPRLPFFDNDTTVVWLYNGLVSSVNIPGDANNWTLNAYSMSRLSTTNLWYHTHRFESDARLDYKFVTNGSNWILDPRNPYQVSGGFGPNSEMRMPTYQPPPEIGYSATIPHGTFFDTTFFSTELGNSRTVRVYLPPTYNTSSDSFPVVLAHDGLEYISLARMNNVLDNLIASERIQPCIVVFVPPVNRTNEYAGNQMSSFSAFLVNTVMATVDQRFRTRRDPTYRATLGASNGGNISLWLGLHYPQVFGNVVAQSSNVQTAISNGFRDTPRLPLKLYLDLGTYDIPALIPLVRNFVPILQERGYPYYYIEFHEGHSWGNWRAHLDIALEYLFPGPALSAPPATTIPTRYDVAQVFPNPGNASFTVKFHLPSPQSVSIVIFDTTARLVGSVAVGNLSTGDHIIPFDGASFASGSYYCWVRSRSGDSVTRFVVLK from the coding sequence ATGAAAATACTTAAGACCACATTTGTTTTCACGTTGTTGCTTACATTCGGAATAGCATCAGCCCAAACATTTTCTGCCTTTACAACGCGGGTGGAATCAGCGCCGGAATCGTTGCGTACAACTATTGTCGATAGTTTTCTTGCTGCTCAACCCCGGTTGCCGTTCTTCGATAACGATACCACAGTAGTATGGCTTTACAATGGTTTAGTAAGCAGTGTAAACATCCCCGGCGATGCGAACAACTGGACGCTCAATGCGTATTCAATGTCTCGATTAAGTACAACCAATCTCTGGTATCACACCCATCGTTTTGAATCCGACGCGCGACTCGATTACAAATTCGTAACCAATGGCAGTAACTGGATTCTCGATCCCCGGAATCCTTACCAGGTTTCCGGTGGGTTTGGACCAAACTCGGAGATGCGAATGCCAACTTATCAGCCGCCGCCGGAGATTGGATACAGTGCAACGATACCTCATGGTACATTTTTTGATACTACTTTTTTTAGCACAGAACTTGGAAATTCTCGCACAGTACGGGTTTATCTTCCCCCCACCTATAACACTTCATCCGATTCCTTTCCTGTGGTATTGGCGCACGACGGCTTAGAGTACATTTCACTCGCGCGAATGAACAATGTGCTCGATAACTTAATTGCTTCCGAACGGATTCAGCCATGTATTGTTGTATTCGTTCCGCCAGTGAATCGCACCAATGAGTATGCCGGTAACCAGATGTCATCTTTTTCGGCTTTTCTTGTTAACACGGTGATGGCAACCGTCGACCAGCGATTCCGAACTCGTCGCGATCCAACGTATCGCGCAACTCTTGGCGCCTCAAATGGTGGCAACATCTCATTATGGTTGGGATTACACTATCCACAAGTATTTGGAAATGTTGTCGCTCAATCCAGCAACGTACAGACCGCGATCTCAAACGGATTTCGTGATACACCTCGTTTACCGCTAAAGCTCTATTTAGATTTAGGTACTTATGATATTCCCGCACTGATCCCATTAGTGAGAAACTTTGTACCAATTTTACAAGAGCGGGGATACCCCTATTACTACATCGAGTTTCATGAAGGACACTCATGGGGGAATTGGCGCGCACATCTGGACATTGCCCTCGAGTATTTGTTTCCCGGTCCGGCATTATCGGCTCCTCCGGCGACAACGATTCCAACTCGATACGATGTAGCACAGGTGTTTCCCAATCCCGGTAATGCCAGTTTTACCGTAAAGTTCCACTTACCATCGCCGCAGTCGGTCTCGATTGTTATCTTCGATACGACTGCCCGGTTGGTCGGTTCTGTTGCAGTGGGGAACTTGTCGACAGGGGATCATATCATACCCTTTGATGGAGCGAGTTTTGCCAGTGGTTCCTATTATTGCTGGGTACGTTCCCGTAGTGGTGATTCGGTTACCAGATTTGTGGTGTTAAAGTAA